Proteins from one Deinococcus sp. AB2017081 genomic window:
- the rsfS gene encoding ribosome silencing factor, whose translation MTTDPERTPAQAPTRQHGTQAQLHAIVDAARERRAEDVVVLDLTDVSTTLDYFVICTATAGLQLNAVQENIRQKAQEAGLPRPSVEGPSERWLLLAFGGSIVVHIMTRDAREYYDLEGLWSDARTLDFPEAAH comes from the coding sequence ATGACCACAGACCCCGAACGCACCCCCGCCCAGGCCCCCACCCGTCAGCACGGCACCCAGGCCCAGCTGCACGCCATCGTGGACGCTGCCCGCGAACGCCGCGCCGAGGATGTCGTCGTGCTCGACCTGACCGACGTCAGTACCACGCTGGACTACTTCGTGATCTGCACCGCCACCGCTGGCCTCCAGCTCAATGCCGTGCAGGAGAACATCCGCCAGAAGGCCCAGGAGGCCGGTCTGCCGCGCCCCAGCGTGGAAGGCCCCAGCGAGCGCTGGCTGCTGCTGGCCTTCGGCGGCAGCATCGTGGTGCACATCATGACCAGAGATGCCCGCGAGTACTACGACCTGGAAGGGCTGTGGAGCGACGCCCGCACCCTGGACTTCCCCGAAGCCGCGCACTGA
- a CDS encoding LCP family protein — MQRPPHPDIDHRFPDPRRVTQPPSPRQLAGLRALQVFGLSVATLTLGGLAVVSTAGGQTTSVIRAVQGQAPQYTVLIAGRDIIYCYYHQPCKDQGQREGLIQPPNTDTLMLVKVDGASVQVLNIPRDTNVGEFNPRLGIAAQKVNSQYWDGGPQALMRAVETITGEHVDSYVVVRTDYVERVIDALGGLDVTVPEPGIEWVDNAAGVNLKLAPGDHHLDGRQGVLFLRVRKGFGDDYGRIDHQKQALTQLAGKLRTPQGLAALPTILGGIGNGVETNADPDLLLALRPYLARLKLAFSTLPTDPIPGTFNLAVNRERLAAVWGKPAAISVPDVRVRIVDASGDGLGAGLVRALQAMGYRDVELSAVAASREASQVFTQQEVAQAGALADALNLPRLQGERFPVAAGEVGILLGTDAGTHLAALNDLSPTPETP, encoded by the coding sequence GTGCAGCGCCCACCCCACCCCGACATCGACCACCGGTTTCCCGACCCCCGGCGCGTGACGCAGCCCCCCAGTCCGCGGCAGCTGGCCGGCCTGCGCGCCCTCCAGGTGTTCGGCTTAAGTGTGGCGACGCTCACGCTGGGCGGTCTGGCCGTGGTGAGCACGGCGGGCGGACAGACGACCAGCGTGATCCGGGCGGTGCAGGGGCAGGCCCCGCAGTACACCGTGCTGATCGCCGGGCGCGACATCATCTACTGCTACTACCACCAGCCCTGCAAGGATCAGGGCCAGCGCGAGGGCCTGATCCAGCCGCCCAACACCGACACCCTGATGCTGGTCAAGGTGGACGGCGCGTCGGTGCAGGTGCTGAACATCCCGCGTGACACGAACGTCGGGGAGTTCAATCCCCGTCTGGGGATCGCGGCCCAGAAGGTGAACAGCCAGTATTGGGACGGCGGCCCGCAGGCCCTGATGCGCGCCGTGGAGACCATCACCGGCGAGCACGTGGACTCTTATGTGGTGGTACGGACGGACTACGTGGAGCGCGTGATCGACGCGCTGGGCGGCCTGGACGTGACCGTACCCGAGCCGGGCATCGAGTGGGTGGACAACGCGGCGGGCGTGAACCTGAAGCTCGCTCCCGGCGACCACCACCTGGACGGCAGGCAGGGCGTGCTGTTCCTGCGGGTGCGCAAGGGCTTCGGGGACGACTACGGCCGGATCGACCACCAGAAGCAGGCGCTGACCCAGCTGGCCGGCAAGCTCCGCACGCCGCAGGGCCTGGCTGCCCTGCCCACCATCCTGGGCGGCATCGGCAACGGTGTCGAGACCAACGCCGACCCGGATCTGCTGCTGGCCCTGCGGCCATACCTGGCGCGGCTCAAGCTGGCGTTCTCGACGCTGCCGACCGATCCCATTCCCGGCACCTTCAACCTGGCGGTCAACCGGGAGCGTCTGGCCGCCGTGTGGGGAAAGCCGGCGGCGATCTCGGTGCCGGATGTCCGCGTGCGCATCGTGGACGCCAGTGGTGACGGCCTGGGTGCGGGCCTCGTGCGGGCCTTGCAGGCCATGGGGTACCGTGACGTAGAGTTGAGTGCTGTGGCCGCGAGCCGTGAAGCCAGCCAGGTGTTCACGCAGCAAGAGGTCGCGCAGGCCGGCGCCCTGGCCGACGCCCTGAACCTGCCCCGGCTGCAGGGCGAACGCTTCCCGGTCGCGGCCGGCGAGGTCGGCATCCTGCTCGGCACCGACGCCGGCACGCACCTGGCGGCCCTGAACGACCTGAGCCCCACCCCGGAGACCCCATGA
- the yqeK gene encoding bis(5'-nucleosyl)-tetraphosphatase (symmetrical) YqeK — translation MVRPRRYDHVLRVADLAARIAVNNGLDEQRAYAAGILHDIARDLPDDELLRLAPPECAIDAAHPLALHGRAARTLLTRWGYRDGVVLEAVEDHTTGPRGGNDVSACVYIADVSEPGRGVNADIRELALHDLTAALERAIVSKVTYLQGKGIQVHPRTLRAYHALPCSAHPTPTSTTGFPTPGA, via the coding sequence ATGGTGCGCCCCCGGCGATACGACCATGTCCTGCGGGTCGCGGATCTTGCGGCGCGGATTGCCGTGAACAACGGTCTGGATGAGCAGCGCGCCTACGCCGCCGGGATCCTGCACGACATCGCCCGTGATCTGCCAGATGACGAGCTGCTGCGCCTCGCGCCGCCCGAGTGCGCGATCGACGCCGCACACCCGCTGGCCCTGCACGGCCGCGCCGCCCGCACCCTGCTGACCCGCTGGGGATACCGCGACGGCGTGGTGCTGGAGGCCGTCGAGGATCACACGACCGGCCCGCGCGGCGGCAACGACGTGTCGGCCTGCGTGTATATCGCCGACGTCTCGGAGCCGGGGCGGGGCGTGAACGCCGACATCCGCGAACTGGCCCTGCACGACCTGACGGCGGCGCTGGAACGCGCCATCGTGTCCAAGGTCACGTATCTCCAGGGCAAGGGCATCCAGGTGCATCCGCGTACCCTGCGGGCCTATCATGCGCTGCCGTGCAGCGCCCACCCCACCCCGACATCGACCACCGGTTTCCCGACCCCCGGCGCGTGA
- a CDS encoding YbbR-like domain-containing protein produces the protein MSVSPWRAALETGRRWTQPRYVWARAVHNLGPKLLSLLVALTLWFLATSNRRANVEQGFDVPVTIRDTTGGRGEGTRAFSDLNPATIRVTLSGRPDRLRELRPESIEAIVDVTGQPEGSFSQPVTVTAPSGTVVSRRTPDRVQGFVDTQATRTLPIVLSVSSPPETSLPRYQVTPTDASVQGPGRVVTTVQRVVTSPTQVPAGEERETRLIALDGAGTPVDGVVIRPETVTLRRLDTGVLPVKTLSVVLNDPPPTLRVTAASVQPSTVRVVADPELLGRLREVAGRVDYRVGTYTAPVALSVPAGAQALESVIVRLTVEAAPAPTPPARPGGTPPAAP, from the coding sequence ATGAGCGTGTCGCCGTGGCGAGCGGCACTGGAGACCGGGCGGCGCTGGACGCAGCCGCGGTACGTGTGGGCACGCGCCGTGCACAACCTGGGGCCGAAGCTGCTGTCGCTGCTGGTCGCCCTGACCCTGTGGTTCCTGGCGACCTCGAACCGCCGCGCGAACGTGGAACAGGGCTTCGATGTCCCGGTGACCATCCGGGACACGACCGGTGGCCGTGGAGAGGGCACCCGGGCCTTCAGCGACCTGAACCCCGCCACCATCCGCGTGACCCTGTCGGGCCGTCCGGATCGGCTGCGGGAACTGCGCCCCGAGAGCATCGAGGCGATCGTGGACGTGACCGGACAGCCCGAGGGCAGTTTCAGTCAGCCCGTCACGGTCACCGCGCCGAGCGGCACGGTCGTCAGCCGCCGGACACCCGACCGGGTGCAGGGCTTCGTCGATACGCAGGCGACCCGGACGCTGCCGATCGTCCTGAGCGTGTCGTCGCCCCCGGAGACCAGCCTGCCGCGCTATCAGGTCACGCCCACCGACGCCAGCGTCCAGGGCCCCGGCCGGGTCGTCACGACCGTGCAGCGCGTGGTGACCAGCCCCACCCAGGTGCCCGCCGGCGAGGAACGGGAGACCCGACTGATCGCGCTGGACGGAGCCGGGACTCCGGTCGACGGGGTGGTCATCCGTCCGGAGACCGTGACCCTGCGCCGGCTGGACACCGGGGTGCTGCCGGTCAAGACCCTGAGCGTGGTGCTGAACGACCCGCCACCGACCCTGCGGGTCACGGCGGCCAGCGTGCAGCCCAGCACGGTGCGGGTGGTGGCCGATCCGGAGCTGCTGGGCCGCCTGCGCGAGGTCGCGGGCCGCGTCGACTACCGGGTCGGCACCTACACCGCCCCGGTCGCGCTGAGCGTGCCGGCGGGCGCCCAGGCCCTCGAGAGCGTCATCGTGCGCCTCACGGTCGAGGCCGCGCCGGCTCCCACCCCCCCGGCCCGGCCTGGCGGCACCCCCCCCGCGGCACCGTGA
- the cdaA gene encoding diadenylate cyclase CdaA, producing the protein MSTVFGLVSPRDVLDILLVTFLVYQGYLLVAGTRAVNVVRGIVVFAGVWVAALLLNLTTLSELLGRAGTVGLFALVVLFQPELRAALERVGRPRGRDLSAGVAALQAVVRSMERLAERRIGALIAIERRTPLGEYAETGVTLDAVVSVPFLEALFARNAPLHDGGVIIHGSRVVAAGCLFPLQSSDGTYRRYGTRHRAAIGLSEVTDAVVLVVSEERGSMRIALGGRLGPDLNGAELREQLRTLIYDRGSGLDTPERPASDPAAPGTPADALKEQA; encoded by the coding sequence ATGTCCACGGTCTTCGGTCTGGTGAGCCCAAGGGATGTTCTGGACATCCTGCTGGTCACCTTCCTGGTGTACCAGGGCTACCTGCTGGTGGCGGGGACGCGGGCCGTGAACGTGGTGCGCGGCATCGTGGTGTTCGCGGGGGTGTGGGTCGCGGCGCTGCTGCTGAACCTGACCACCCTGAGTGAGCTGCTGGGCCGGGCAGGCACGGTCGGGCTGTTTGCGCTGGTCGTGCTGTTCCAGCCGGAACTGCGGGCCGCGCTGGAGCGCGTGGGCCGCCCCAGGGGACGCGACCTGTCGGCCGGGGTGGCAGCCCTCCAGGCGGTGGTGCGCAGCATGGAACGCCTCGCCGAGCGGCGGATCGGAGCCCTGATCGCCATCGAGCGCCGCACGCCGCTGGGCGAGTACGCCGAGACTGGCGTGACGCTGGACGCCGTGGTGAGCGTGCCCTTTCTGGAGGCGCTGTTCGCCCGCAACGCCCCCCTGCACGACGGGGGCGTGATCATTCACGGTTCGCGGGTGGTGGCGGCCGGCTGCCTGTTCCCGCTGCAGTCCAGCGACGGCACGTACCGCCGATACGGCACCCGGCACCGCGCCGCGATCGGGCTGTCGGAGGTGACGGACGCCGTGGTGCTGGTGGTCAGCGAGGAACGCGGCAGCATGCGGATCGCCCTCGGGGGGCGGCTGGGGCCGGATCTGAACGGAGCCGAACTGCGCGAACAGCTCCGCACCCTGATCTATGACCGGGGCAGTGGGCTGGACACCCCCGAGCGCCCGGCGTCCGATCCGGCTGCGCCCGGCACCCCGGCCGACGCGCTCAAGGAGCAGGCATGA
- a CDS encoding metal-dependent hydrolase, which produces MNIRFLGHSTFLLQDGEHRVLIDPFIEHNPKSPVTLEQALEWKLSAVLISHAHGDHWGNALDFGKAGVPIIGTAEIGGYAQKHGATQAVGMNIGGTYRADWGSVYLTPAWHSSSFPDGTYGGMPTGLVIELGGRRVYFAGDTCLFSDMRVIGDRGLDAAILPVGDHYTMGPEEAGRCLELLRPKVAIPMHFGTFPALTGDPQVFAQAGQAQGVDVRVLEPGETTEL; this is translated from the coding sequence ATGAACATCCGCTTCCTCGGTCACAGCACGTTTCTCCTTCAGGACGGCGAGCACCGCGTCCTGATCGACCCGTTCATCGAGCACAATCCGAAAAGTCCAGTCACGCTGGAGCAGGCGCTGGAGTGGAAGCTCAGTGCCGTCCTGATCAGTCACGCACACGGCGATCACTGGGGCAACGCCCTGGACTTCGGCAAGGCCGGCGTGCCCATCATCGGCACGGCCGAGATCGGCGGTTACGCGCAGAAGCACGGCGCGACTCAGGCGGTCGGTATGAACATCGGGGGCACGTACCGCGCCGACTGGGGCAGCGTGTATCTCACGCCCGCGTGGCACTCCAGCTCCTTCCCAGACGGCACCTACGGCGGCATGCCCACGGGGCTGGTCATTGAACTGGGGGGCAGGCGCGTGTACTTCGCGGGCGACACCTGCCTGTTCAGCGACATGCGCGTGATCGGTGACCGAGGCCTGGACGCCGCGATCCTGCCCGTGGGCGACCACTACACCATGGGCCCCGAGGAGGCCGGCCGCTGCCTGGAACTCCTGCGCCCGAAGGTCGCCATTCCCATGCACTTCGGCACCTTCCCCGCCCTGACCGGCGACCCGCAGGTGTTCGCGCAGGCCGGGCAGGCGCAGGGTGTGGACGTGCGGGTGCTGGAGCCGGGCGAGACGACGGAGCTGTAG
- a CDS encoding acyltransferase: protein MTWLIPVNIDAGAQATFNEFVRDLDVRLTDPATDRVVLAREILAEAMYGRSYAQLVADAPLAALNLDSRNITFEAEYYMATDQERFAQVKPLLWLWKTLDLTPLGQNPVFGIPVRRVLAGHIFRRVGRDFKCWQNVEFSVGYNMEVGDNVVVHRGVLLDDIGGIELHDDASVSDYVNIYSHTHSVLDGPDVTLKKTVIGRGARITYHSTILAGAVVSDDAMLATHALLRDDIPPHGIAMGVPARTSRFKVRPPQDVLVDSRTYPHDAGRKANPQFPQPTPGQTRLPDERDAPITPGSVVTGR from the coding sequence GTGACGTGGCTCATACCGGTGAACATCGACGCGGGTGCCCAGGCGACCTTCAATGAGTTCGTGCGCGACCTGGACGTCAGGCTGACCGATCCCGCCACGGATCGTGTGGTGCTGGCCCGCGAGATCCTCGCCGAGGCCATGTATGGCCGATCCTACGCGCAGCTCGTCGCCGACGCGCCGCTGGCCGCGCTGAACCTCGATTCCCGCAACATCACGTTCGAGGCCGAGTACTACATGGCGACCGATCAGGAGCGCTTCGCGCAGGTCAAGCCGCTGCTGTGGCTGTGGAAGACCCTGGACCTCACGCCGCTGGGACAGAATCCGGTCTTTGGCATTCCGGTGCGCCGCGTGCTGGCGGGCCACATCTTCCGGCGGGTGGGGCGGGACTTCAAGTGCTGGCAGAACGTGGAATTCTCTGTCGGGTACAACATGGAGGTTGGCGACAACGTGGTCGTGCACCGGGGCGTGCTGCTGGACGACATCGGCGGCATCGAACTGCACGACGACGCCTCGGTCAGCGACTACGTGAACATCTACAGCCACACCCACAGCGTGCTCGACGGCCCGGACGTGACCCTGAAGAAGACCGTGATCGGGCGCGGGGCGCGGATCACGTACCACAGCACCATCCTGGCCGGCGCGGTGGTCAGCGACGACGCCATGCTCGCCACGCACGCCCTGCTGCGCGACGACATTCCCCCGCACGGCATCGCCATGGGCGTGCCTGCCCGCACCAGCCGCTTCAAGGTGCGCCCCCCCCAGGACGTGCTCGTGGACTCGCGCACCTACCCGCACGACGCCGGGCGCAAGGCCAATCCCCAGTTCCCGCAGCCCACGCCCGGCCAGACCCGGCTGCCCGATGAGCGGGACGCGCCCATCACGCCGGGCAGCGTGGTCACAGGGCGCTGA
- a CDS encoding dynamin family protein, with protein MLVSDHVQALLTRERTLLADIQAFLDTQGAPPEVVEHARTAARALDETFLLVVVGEFNAGKSSFVNALLGAQVLPEGVTPTTDRIYVLVHGEKPGQMEPTRDPFVSRLTYPLPSLEGVALVDTPGTNAIIRQHQALTEGFLPRADLVLFLTSADRPFTESERQFLSLAARWGRSVIMVVNKADLLETPEQKTQVREFVETGARGVLGLTPPVLLISARGEQRGGDPGFLALREVLKMRLSETERTRLKLQGPLNTAAELLNGEETRADAARTTLKEDLVILSDLEAQRERHRETMHGELDGQLNRVSRLLAEFEVRADRFIDDKLRFSNIRGLINPRDLEDAFRREAVADLPDAIDRQFGSMIDRFVEANLHFWEDVQAFLIRRQPSSEVARTRFSYDRGALLEGIAGSAREHLELTTEQELGRQLSQDAEDAMKGAVGGLAGGIGIGAGIGALIGASALDFTGGILAGLTLGSLGLFVLPNKRLQAHRHLRAKVAALREALERIVRREYEREQERADARLRDAISPYTRFTEQEQARLAGAQTRAAALRAELDGLKAEVGGLG; from the coding sequence ATGCTCGTCTCCGATCACGTGCAGGCGCTGCTCACCCGCGAGCGCACGCTGCTCGCCGACATCCAGGCCTTTCTGGACACCCAGGGCGCTCCGCCGGAGGTCGTGGAGCACGCCCGTACCGCCGCCCGCGCCCTGGACGAGACCTTCCTGCTGGTCGTGGTCGGCGAGTTCAATGCCGGCAAGAGCAGCTTCGTGAACGCCCTGCTGGGCGCCCAGGTGCTTCCCGAGGGCGTGACGCCCACGACGGACCGCATCTACGTGCTCGTCCACGGCGAGAAACCCGGCCAGATGGAGCCCACCCGCGACCCCTTCGTGAGCCGCCTGACGTACCCGCTGCCCAGCCTGGAGGGGGTGGCCCTGGTCGATACGCCCGGCACGAACGCGATCATCCGCCAGCACCAGGCGCTCACCGAGGGCTTCCTGCCCCGCGCCGATCTGGTGCTGTTCCTGACCAGTGCCGATCGCCCCTTCACCGAATCCGAGCGCCAGTTCCTGAGCCTGGCGGCGAGGTGGGGCCGGTCGGTGATCATGGTCGTGAACAAGGCCGACCTGCTGGAGACCCCCGAGCAGAAGACCCAGGTGCGCGAGTTCGTCGAGACCGGGGCGCGGGGTGTGCTGGGCCTGACGCCGCCGGTGCTGCTGATCTCGGCGCGGGGCGAGCAGCGCGGAGGCGACCCCGGCTTCCTGGCCCTGCGCGAGGTGCTGAAGATGCGCCTCTCGGAGACCGAGCGCACCCGTCTGAAGCTGCAGGGGCCGCTGAACACCGCCGCCGAACTCCTGAACGGCGAGGAGACCCGCGCCGACGCCGCCCGCACCACCCTGAAAGAGGATCTGGTCATCCTGAGCGATCTGGAGGCCCAGCGCGAGCGCCACCGCGAGACCATGCACGGCGAACTCGACGGGCAGCTCAACCGCGTGTCGCGCCTGCTGGCCGAGTTCGAGGTGCGGGCCGACCGCTTTATCGACGACAAGCTGCGCTTCTCCAACATCCGTGGCCTGATCAATCCCCGCGATCTGGAGGATGCCTTCCGCCGCGAGGCCGTGGCCGACCTTCCGGACGCCATCGACCGGCAGTTCGGCAGCATGATCGACCGCTTCGTGGAAGCCAACCTGCACTTCTGGGAGGATGTCCAGGCCTTCCTGATCCGCCGTCAGCCCAGCAGCGAGGTCGCCCGCACGCGCTTCTCCTATGACCGGGGGGCGCTGCTGGAGGGGATTGCCGGCAGTGCCCGCGAACACCTGGAACTCACCACCGAGCAGGAACTGGGCCGCCAGCTCTCCCAGGACGCCGAGGACGCCATGAAGGGCGCGGTGGGCGGGCTGGCCGGGGGCATCGGCATCGGCGCGGGCATCGGGGCCCTGATCGGGGCCAGCGCCCTGGATTTCACGGGCGGCATCCTGGCGGGCCTGACCCTGGGCAGCCTGGGCCTGTTCGTCCTGCCCAACAAGAGGTTGCAGGCCCACCGACACCTGCGGGCGAAGGTCGCCGCCCTGCGCGAGGCCCTGGAGCGCATCGTCCGCCGCGAGTACGAGCGCGAGCAGGAACGCGCCGACGCTAGGCTGCGCGACGCGATCAGCCCCTACACCCGATTCACCGAGCAGGAGCAGGCGCGGCTGGCGGGGGCCCAGACGCGGGCGGCGGCGCTGCGGGCCGAACTGGACGGATTGAAGGCCGAGGTTGGGGGGCTGGGGTAG
- a CDS encoding Imm8 family immunity protein, with the protein MEIGPEGEHASDAFDLFVCTPEYLKREGQAATSGRGLLIVQDSDLPRIGAVVERYLSTLHSADWPAISVRINLVSRWAFETHQSGPT; encoded by the coding sequence CTGGAGATCGGGCCTGAAGGAGAACACGCCTCGGACGCCTTCGACCTCTTCGTCTGCACACCCGAGTACCTGAAGCGGGAAGGTCAGGCAGCGACCTCGGGACGGGGTCTGCTGATCGTGCAGGACTCTGACCTGCCGAGAATCGGGGCAGTGGTTGAGCGGTATCTCTCCACTCTCCACAGTGCAGACTGGCCCGCGATCTCGGTACGGATCAACCTCGTTTCCCGCTGGGCATTCGAGACCCACCAGAGCGGGCCGACGTGA
- a CDS encoding ThuA domain-containing protein, which produces MTQPTQPRITVWHEYRHEHENPKVAAVYPQGMHVAMADGLKAHGFTNVRTATLDEPEHGLTDEVLANTDVLLWWGHKAHGDVSDAIAEKVVQRVWDGMGLIVLHSGHFSKPFKRLMGTSCDLKWREANDKERLWVVDPSHPIAQGVGEFIEIESEEMYGEHFDIPAPEELIFVSWFSGGEVFRSGCTFRRGSGKIFYFRPGHETYPTYFHAGVRQVIANAARWAMPTASAPRAFGNRQPLEALPERQ; this is translated from the coding sequence ATGACCCAGCCCACGCAGCCCCGTATCACCGTCTGGCACGAATACCGTCACGAGCACGAGAACCCGAAGGTGGCCGCCGTCTACCCGCAGGGGATGCATGTGGCGATGGCCGACGGCCTGAAGGCCCACGGCTTCACGAATGTCCGCACCGCGACCCTGGACGAGCCCGAGCACGGCCTCACGGACGAGGTGCTGGCCAATACCGATGTCCTGCTGTGGTGGGGCCACAAGGCGCACGGCGACGTGTCGGACGCCATTGCAGAGAAGGTCGTGCAGCGCGTGTGGGACGGCATGGGCCTGATCGTGCTGCACTCCGGGCACTTCAGCAAGCCCTTCAAGCGGCTCATGGGCACGTCCTGCGACCTGAAGTGGCGCGAGGCGAACGACAAGGAGCGGCTGTGGGTGGTCGATCCTTCGCACCCGATCGCGCAGGGCGTGGGCGAGTTCATCGAGATCGAGTCCGAGGAGATGTACGGCGAGCATTTCGACATCCCCGCGCCGGAGGAACTGATCTTCGTGAGCTGGTTCTCGGGCGGCGAGGTGTTCCGCTCGGGCTGCACCTTCCGGCGGGGCAGCGGCAAGATCTTCTACTTCCGCCCCGGACACGAGACGTATCCCACATACTTCCACGCCGGCGTGCGGCAGGTCATCGCCAACGCGGCCCGCTGGGCCATGCCGACTGCCAGCGCGCCCCGCGCCTTCGGCAACCGCCAGCCGCTCGAGGCCCTGCCGGAGCGCCAGTGA
- a CDS encoding Gfo/Idh/MocA family protein — protein MTASSKVVSAAIIGAGGISKRHYEGYKQAGVNVVAIADASEAIRQLREKEWEVRAYATFEELLANEDVQAVSICTPNAFHAPATIMALDRGIHVLCEKPLSLDLDACDAMIAAARRSGTVLQTGHHLRSNPLARTAKRLIDEGRIGRVTFMRLRQAHDWGGAEQVRGVFGSLAASGGGTLLDNGCHMMDLARYFAGDVRSIYARMATLKFQIEVEDTSVATLDFENGAIASVENAWTATGWEESFFVYGTQGALECSNRLGKARLRFLNREFGYADWGAADETWYDFATVDNAHVRSVVHFIESIEHGTPVVCTGEDGRESVRLVLGAYESARTNSPVPLTLAAQPG, from the coding sequence GTGACCGCCTCCAGCAAGGTCGTCAGCGCCGCGATCATCGGGGCGGGCGGCATCTCCAAGCGGCATTACGAGGGCTACAAACAGGCCGGCGTGAACGTGGTCGCCATCGCGGATGCCAGCGAGGCGATCCGGCAGCTGCGCGAGAAGGAATGGGAGGTGCGCGCCTACGCCACCTTCGAGGAGCTGCTGGCGAACGAGGACGTGCAGGCGGTCAGTATCTGCACGCCCAACGCCTTCCACGCGCCGGCGACCATCATGGCGCTCGACCGGGGCATCCACGTGCTGTGCGAGAAGCCGCTGTCGCTGGATCTGGACGCCTGCGACGCCATGATCGCTGCCGCCCGCCGCAGCGGCACGGTGCTCCAGACCGGGCACCACCTGCGCAGCAATCCGCTGGCCCGCACCGCCAAGCGGCTCATCGACGAGGGGCGGATCGGGCGCGTGACCTTCATGCGGCTGCGGCAGGCGCACGACTGGGGCGGCGCGGAGCAGGTGCGCGGCGTGTTCGGCAGCCTCGCGGCGTCGGGTGGTGGCACGCTGCTCGACAACGGCTGCCACATGATGGATCTGGCGCGGTACTTCGCCGGCGACGTGCGGAGCATCTACGCGCGCATGGCCACCCTGAAATTCCAGATCGAGGTCGAGGACACCAGTGTCGCCACGCTGGATTTCGAGAATGGCGCGATCGCGAGCGTCGAGAACGCGTGGACGGCCACCGGCTGGGAGGAGAGCTTCTTCGTGTACGGCACCCAGGGCGCGCTGGAGTGCAGCAACCGCCTGGGCAAGGCGCGGCTGCGGTTCCTGAACCGCGAGTTCGGCTACGCCGACTGGGGCGCGGCCGACGAGACGTGGTACGACTTCGCCACGGTGGACAACGCGCACGTCCGCAGCGTGGTGCACTTCATCGAGTCGATCGAGCACGGTACGCCCGTCGTGTGTACCGGCGAGGACGGCCGTGAGAGCGTCCGCCTGGTGCTGGGGGCGTACGAGAGTGCCCGCACGAACTCGCCGGTGCCCCTGACCCTGGCCGCCCAGCCGGGCTGA
- a CDS encoding TetR/AcrR family transcriptional regulator, translating into MSERNTSPRLTHRQRQAQATRNLIVQAAADSFLETGYAGTTMEAIALRAGVAVSTVYSTFTNKRTLLAAIREAWHHATGQRDTYRLAGEQAHIGDRLRLAAHATRRQWELGARMMTIYTAAAASDPEAAQELGTALQGRRTNIGRIVGAWAEVFQLDAPRFSAAYLALTRAEVYLELVGEFGWTPDAYEAWLLSHLNAEVELCRTAAAGPVLPD; encoded by the coding sequence GTGAGCGAACGCAACACTTCCCCGCGACTGACCCATCGGCAGCGGCAGGCACAGGCCACCCGCAACCTGATCGTGCAGGCCGCGGCCGATTCCTTTCTGGAGACCGGATATGCCGGCACCACCATGGAGGCCATCGCCCTGCGTGCCGGGGTGGCTGTCAGCACCGTCTACAGCACCTTCACGAACAAGCGCACCCTGCTGGCCGCGATCCGCGAAGCCTGGCACCACGCCACCGGCCAGCGCGACACCTACCGGCTGGCTGGCGAACAGGCTCACATCGGTGACCGGCTGCGCCTCGCGGCCCACGCGACCCGCCGGCAGTGGGAGCTGGGGGCCCGCATGATGACCATCTACACCGCAGCGGCCGCGTCGGATCCGGAGGCGGCACAGGAACTGGGCACGGCGCTGCAGGGCCGGCGGACGAACATCGGCCGGATTGTCGGCGCGTGGGCCGAGGTCTTTCAGCTGGACGCCCCACGCTTCAGCGCCGCTTATCTGGCGCTGACCCGCGCGGAGGTCTATCTGGAACTCGTCGGCGAGTTCGGCTGGACTCCCGACGCGTATGAGGCGTGGCTGCTCAGCCACCTGAACGCCGAAGTTGAGCTGTGCCGCACGGCCGCTGCAGGCCCGGTTCTGCCGGACTGA
- a CDS encoding ester cyclase, whose protein sequence is MRIASDMIERAFNRGDLSAVDELLLPAAVDHQEAPGVNFPRHLKEVVVMLRTAFPDLHFEIRHIMSSGDIIAMHSVMTGTHLGPMRDLAPTRRSVHVRHMHFIRVEQGLGAELWHLWDTPGLMKQLTGPAPTA, encoded by the coding sequence GTGAGAATCGCGAGCGACATGATCGAACGGGCCTTCAACAGGGGTGACCTGAGCGCCGTGGACGAACTGCTGCTTCCCGCCGCCGTCGATCACCAGGAAGCGCCCGGCGTGAACTTCCCCCGGCATCTCAAGGAAGTCGTCGTCATGCTCAGAACGGCCTTCCCGGATCTGCACTTTGAGATCAGGCACATCATGTCCAGCGGGGACATCATCGCCATGCACTCCGTCATGACCGGCACCCACCTGGGGCCGATGCGCGATCTGGCGCCCACCCGGCGCTCCGTGCATGTCCGGCACATGCATTTCATCCGCGTCGAGCAGGGCCTCGGCGCGGAACTGTGGCACCTCTGGGATACGCCGGGCCTGATGAAGCAGCTGACCGGGCCGGCACCGACCGCCTGA